The following proteins are co-located in the Nocardioides piscis genome:
- a CDS encoding SCO6880 family protein: MAVSAGLAWIGVGGRKLVEWFPIVSRWVWRSSGGQLLFRRHVVKARPAGTLALPGDAARLRQWHDPETGAVMVQDPHRSTLTAIVGVTHPAFILLDPIEQQRRVTSWGRVLATACRSGRMSSVQVMERTLPDSGKGLAEWWSQHGANDESFTSNTYAELIERAGPAGERHASTVSISLDMKAAARAIKAAGGGNRGAAAVLRQEMATVTAALRAADLSPSAWLEPGDLAVILRSAYDPVVAGALERHGDMGRDLATAGPVAVSENWSSVRSDSAHHCVLWISEWPRSLVYPGFLAPVLLSSGVRRTFTLLYTPLRTDQAARDIRKKKTEYISDASQRQRIGQIEDAQQSAEFNDVLQQEADLTAGHGILRTTGLIAVSAQDPDELERAVADIEQAAIQASCETRRLWGQQAQAFSAAALPLCRPV, from the coding sequence ATGGCCGTCTCAGCGGGACTTGCATGGATCGGGGTTGGCGGACGAAAGCTCGTCGAGTGGTTCCCGATCGTGTCCCGGTGGGTATGGCGCTCCAGCGGCGGCCAACTGCTCTTCCGGCGTCACGTAGTGAAGGCCCGGCCTGCGGGAACGCTGGCCCTTCCGGGCGACGCCGCGCGACTGCGCCAGTGGCACGACCCCGAGACCGGCGCCGTCATGGTCCAGGACCCGCACCGCTCCACGCTCACCGCGATCGTCGGCGTCACACACCCCGCGTTCATACTGCTCGACCCAATCGAGCAGCAGCGGCGTGTGACGAGCTGGGGACGCGTGCTCGCTACGGCATGCCGGTCGGGTCGCATGTCGTCGGTCCAGGTCATGGAGCGCACTCTCCCCGACTCGGGGAAGGGCCTCGCGGAGTGGTGGTCTCAGCACGGCGCGAACGACGAGTCCTTCACGTCAAACACCTATGCCGAACTGATCGAGCGCGCTGGGCCAGCCGGCGAGCGCCACGCGAGCACCGTCTCGATCTCGCTCGACATGAAGGCAGCCGCGCGCGCCATCAAGGCGGCGGGCGGCGGGAACCGTGGGGCGGCAGCCGTGCTGCGCCAGGAGATGGCGACGGTGACGGCCGCCTTGCGGGCTGCGGATCTCTCGCCCTCAGCATGGCTGGAGCCGGGCGATCTCGCAGTGATCCTTCGCTCGGCCTACGACCCCGTCGTTGCCGGAGCCCTGGAGCGTCACGGCGACATGGGGCGCGACCTTGCGACCGCCGGTCCGGTGGCGGTGAGCGAGAACTGGTCCAGCGTTCGAAGCGATTCCGCGCATCACTGCGTGCTCTGGATTAGCGAATGGCCGCGGTCGCTCGTCTACCCAGGATTCCTCGCGCCGGTCCTGCTCTCCTCTGGCGTCAGGCGCACCTTCACCCTGCTCTACACGCCGCTCCGCACGGACCAGGCAGCGCGAGACATCCGCAAGAAGAAGACCGAGTACATCTCCGACGCGTCCCAGCGGCAGCGCATCGGCCAGATCGAGGACGCGCAACAGAGCGCCGAGTTCAACGACGTCCTCCAGCAGGAAGCCGACCTGACCGCCGGCCACGGCATCCTCCGCACCACGGGACTCATCGCGGTCAGCGCTCAGGACCCGGATGAGCTCGAGCGTGCCGTTGCCGATATCGAGCAGGCGGCGATCCAAGCGTCCTGCGAGACCCGGCGGCTTTGGGGGCAGCAAGCGCAAGCATTCTCGGCGGCAGCCTTGCCCCTCTGCCGCCCCGTCTGA
- a CDS encoding type IV secretion system protein yields the protein MVDVCDVPVISGVCDVAGEAAGALVSAPFDWLAQAMGNAAAWMFESVWQVFDSTTMVDISSSQYTKVYNILFGVAVFIMLGFFMLQVIGGMVRREPAALTRAALGLAKSILGSFVALALLAIALEITDQLCIGIVNAAGTNMTEMGDRIGLLTAGLVGINVAAPGAGAILTIFLAGLAIGAAVIVWISLLVRKALLLVAIVFAPIALAGSSWDQTRGWLGKWAQFVIALILSKVVLVVIFLLATAQVSAPIDADLQSVSEPIAGVVLMLIAGFAPYMTYKAISFMGFDMYHAMSAEQEAKSALNRPMPIPMSRRPMAEPAQVLGGGSGGGGGTPPTPAMAPSGAGSMGGADAASGGGATASGGAAAAGGAVVGGVMVAREAASAGPRTGASVAGHADQQTEAASLPAPPSPPVPSTADSVPAGAGRSGS from the coding sequence ATGGTCGACGTATGCGATGTGCCAGTGATCTCGGGGGTTTGCGACGTGGCTGGCGAGGCCGCGGGTGCTCTCGTGTCCGCGCCGTTCGACTGGCTCGCTCAAGCGATGGGCAATGCCGCCGCGTGGATGTTCGAGTCTGTTTGGCAGGTCTTTGACTCGACCACCATGGTCGACATCTCGAGCAGCCAGTACACGAAGGTCTACAACATCCTGTTCGGCGTCGCCGTCTTCATCATGCTCGGCTTCTTCATGCTCCAGGTGATCGGCGGGATGGTGCGCCGAGAACCGGCCGCGTTGACGCGCGCTGCCCTCGGTTTGGCGAAGTCCATCCTCGGATCGTTCGTCGCGCTCGCGCTGCTGGCGATCGCACTGGAGATCACCGATCAGCTCTGCATCGGGATCGTGAACGCCGCGGGCACCAACATGACCGAGATGGGTGATCGCATCGGCCTCCTCACGGCTGGGCTCGTCGGCATCAATGTCGCGGCGCCCGGCGCTGGCGCGATCCTTACGATCTTCCTCGCTGGGCTCGCGATCGGTGCGGCTGTCATCGTGTGGATCAGCCTGCTCGTCCGGAAGGCCCTCCTCCTCGTTGCCATCGTCTTCGCACCGATCGCCCTTGCCGGCTCGAGCTGGGACCAGACTCGCGGCTGGCTCGGCAAGTGGGCGCAGTTCGTTATCGCACTGATCCTGTCCAAGGTCGTCCTCGTCGTGATCTTCCTGCTCGCCACGGCTCAGGTCTCTGCGCCTATCGACGCCGACCTGCAGTCGGTCAGCGAACCCATCGCGGGCGTCGTACTGATGCTCATCGCCGGCTTCGCGCCGTACATGACCTACAAGGCGATCAGCTTCATGGGCTTCGACATGTACCACGCGATGTCGGCCGAGCAGGAGGCGAAGTCCGCGCTGAACCGGCCGATGCCGATCCCGATGAGCCGACGCCCGATGGCCGAGCCCGCCCAGGTCCTTGGCGGGGGTTCGGGTGGTGGCGGCGGTACGCCGCCCACACCAGCTATGGCGCCTTCGGGCGCGGGGAGCATGGGTGGGGCCGATGCTGCGTCGGGAGGCGGCGCAACAGCGAGCGGAGGTGCAGCGGCGGCAGGAGGAGCTGTGGTCGGTGGCGTGATGGTCGCGCGGGAGGCCGCCAGCGCCGGACCGCGAACAGGTGCGTCCGTCGCGGGCCACGCCGATCAGCAAACAGAGGCGGCATCACTGCCTGCGCCTCCTTCACCGCCTGTGCCGTCCACGGCCGATTCGGTACCTGCCGGCGCCGGACGTTCAGGGAGCTGA
- a CDS encoding DUF6112 family protein, with protein sequence MNQIGLHSVVSLLPMDIEIDPNSNGLPGIGQLRGIVGASMTVGLILAVLALIISAVVWALGANSSNPHLAGRGKLGVLVGLGAAIITGASVALVNFFWNVGQAV encoded by the coding sequence GTGAATCAGATCGGACTGCACTCAGTGGTGTCCCTGCTCCCTATGGACATCGAGATCGACCCCAACTCGAACGGCCTGCCCGGCATCGGCCAGTTGCGCGGCATCGTCGGCGCCTCGATGACCGTGGGCCTGATCCTCGCCGTACTCGCCCTGATCATCTCCGCAGTCGTGTGGGCGCTCGGCGCCAACTCGTCGAACCCGCACCTCGCGGGGCGAGGCAAGCTCGGCGTTCTCGTCGGCCTCGGCGCCGCGATCATCACCGGCGCGTCTGTCGCACTCGTGAACTTCTTCTGGAACGTCGGCCAGGCCGTCTGA
- a CDS encoding DUF6349 family protein yields the protein MTDEQLAFDIEAMLHASAVEAAPGWSGAPLGFTAAYWPAVDLEAAHEHWQFLHKLDQSRTQSRMWHRAIAVPGSVAVGEHGFDLFTADLRCEPWTHGEAHGGCQCVGDLIYQAICEPDGWHVIAGDENTAVEGWHDHAFPGWRELPIVPARLRSVDQPGLSKAAKKWIAEHYPPPMQVVGAPVITERSNGGTRHVPGRSPWAGYDISHTAVEPNLRVSQRRSRAVSREPTRPPTASLGPALGA from the coding sequence GTGACCGATGAACAACTCGCCTTCGACATCGAGGCGATGCTCCACGCATCCGCCGTCGAAGCAGCGCCCGGGTGGTCCGGAGCTCCGTTGGGCTTCACTGCGGCGTACTGGCCGGCGGTAGACCTGGAAGCGGCACACGAGCACTGGCAGTTTCTGCACAAGCTCGACCAGTCACGAACGCAGAGCCGGATGTGGCACCGGGCGATCGCCGTGCCCGGCAGCGTCGCCGTTGGTGAGCACGGTTTTGATCTCTTCACGGCCGACCTGCGTTGCGAGCCTTGGACGCATGGCGAGGCGCACGGTGGGTGCCAGTGCGTCGGAGACCTGATCTACCAAGCGATCTGCGAGCCGGACGGCTGGCATGTGATCGCGGGTGATGAGAACACTGCGGTCGAGGGCTGGCACGACCACGCCTTCCCTGGCTGGCGCGAGCTGCCGATCGTGCCTGCGCGACTGCGTTCCGTTGACCAGCCCGGGCTGTCGAAAGCCGCAAAGAAGTGGATCGCGGAGCACTACCCACCGCCAATGCAGGTCGTCGGCGCACCGGTCATCACCGAGCGCAGCAACGGCGGCACTCGACACGTCCCAGGCCGCTCCCCCTGGGCCGGCTACGACATCTCTCATACGGCTGTGGAGCCCAACCTGAGGGTCTCGCAGCGTCGATCGAGAGCGGTGTCACGCGAACCAACTCGGCCTCCCACGGCGAGCCTTGGTCCCGCTCTCGGAGCTTGA
- a CDS encoding DUF6112 family protein, with amino-acid sequence MAKTIAQASDNTAGFPVGEGGSGTPDGMRLRSLLPLVGPDFGAVGGSSQLRAIVGALLTYGLIISVLMVVTCGATWAISSSNGSWHAASKAKTGLFVALGGAALTGAALAWANWLLDVGAQL; translated from the coding sequence ATGGCAAAGACGATCGCACAAGCGTCCGACAATACGGCCGGTTTCCCTGTCGGCGAAGGTGGCAGCGGCACACCTGATGGCATGAGGCTTCGATCATTGCTCCCGCTCGTCGGACCGGACTTCGGTGCCGTCGGCGGCTCCAGCCAACTCCGGGCGATCGTGGGCGCCCTGCTCACCTACGGCCTGATCATCTCCGTGCTCATGGTCGTCACCTGCGGCGCGACATGGGCGATCTCCTCCTCGAACGGCAGTTGGCACGCGGCGAGCAAGGCGAAGACCGGACTGTTCGTTGCGCTCGGGGGCGCCGCATTGACCGGTGCCGCACTCGCCTGGGCGAACTGGCTGCTCGATGTCGGTGCGCAGCTGTGA
- a CDS encoding M23 family metallopeptidase: protein MRKAVLSGVLALTLGPAAFLLALGALLNPAAQASCLPTTTSSAFSNIGNTPVSIPETSHVVMPLPAGTWVKTSGFGIRVHPVTGETKLHTGVDLAAPTGTHILAAADGRVVFAGAASGYGNLILIEHNVGGRTIATGYAHMYADGIHVEVGQSVTAGEYIADVGVAGYSTGPHLHFEVRPGGADGTPIDPEPWLASHGAVEIEAGVDPASAGCAATGGPASPFNGDNPGNLVDDPTTDGQITERTAHILAQIRSKFPESSWACWSPRPGQPSEHSLGRACDGTFGNALGTAATGHALDYGWQVTNWVKDNARTLGVEYVIWQGRIWSVARADEGWRKYDGGGMHDPNNVTGGHYDHLHWTAEPK from the coding sequence ATGCGCAAGGCAGTCCTCAGCGGCGTGCTGGCGTTGACCCTCGGTCCAGCCGCCTTCCTGCTCGCCCTCGGCGCCCTGCTCAATCCCGCCGCCCAAGCCTCCTGCCTGCCGACGACGACGAGCAGTGCTTTCAGCAACATCGGAAACACGCCTGTCTCGATCCCAGAGACCTCACACGTGGTGATGCCGTTGCCGGCCGGTACGTGGGTCAAGACGAGTGGGTTCGGTATCCGGGTTCACCCAGTCACCGGCGAGACGAAGCTCCACACGGGGGTTGACCTCGCGGCACCGACGGGAACGCACATCCTCGCCGCTGCCGACGGGCGCGTCGTGTTCGCCGGTGCTGCCAGCGGATACGGGAACCTGATTCTCATCGAACACAACGTTGGCGGCAGGACCATCGCCACCGGGTACGCGCACATGTACGCCGATGGGATTCACGTCGAGGTCGGCCAGTCCGTGACGGCTGGCGAGTACATCGCCGACGTCGGCGTGGCTGGCTACTCGACCGGTCCGCATCTCCATTTCGAGGTTAGGCCCGGCGGTGCGGACGGCACACCGATCGACCCGGAGCCGTGGTTAGCGAGCCACGGAGCGGTCGAGATCGAAGCCGGCGTCGACCCTGCCTCCGCGGGCTGCGCAGCCACTGGTGGCCCGGCATCACCGTTCAACGGCGACAACCCTGGAAACCTCGTCGACGACCCGACGACCGACGGCCAGATAACCGAGCGAACCGCGCACATTCTCGCCCAGATCCGGTCCAAGTTCCCGGAGAGTTCGTGGGCCTGCTGGTCGCCGCGGCCAGGCCAGCCCTCTGAGCACTCGCTTGGCCGCGCTTGCGACGGCACCTTCGGCAACGCCCTCGGCACAGCCGCGACTGGTCACGCCCTCGACTACGGCTGGCAGGTCACCAACTGGGTGAAGGACAACGCGAGAACCTTGGGTGTCGAGTACGTCATCTGGCAGGGCCGGATCTGGTCAGTCGCTCGCGCCGACGAAGGCTGGAGGAAGTACGACGGCGGCGGCATGCACGACCCCAATAACGTCACCGGCGGGCACTACGACCACTTGCACTGGACGGCTGAGCCAAAGTGA
- a CDS encoding ParB N-terminal domain-containing protein: MPESRGRAELQRSIESIRVGARHRRDPGNLDQLKKSLERFGLLQPITITTDGFLICGFRRLEAARELGWSNVRVWVRSGLSDELTLLLAERDDNLTHKPLTTYEAAQLYKEMVALLEEDAARRQEATQFGGPRDDGGTEDGAADSAAPFPRGHGDGRRRAAEMITGSASYTRLNQILAMERVAADRDLSAGVRQVATDELERIRNGGPVDPGYQRVRAVVEAAERRMDSPDVDVDAEADAKRARDDADRLRRMRENRARRAAAAANAKRSVKSFAMVWREMDGWSKHYDANQVAAELSAEDWAMFNRVLDETATFARTVEAERALTPA, from the coding sequence ATGCCTGAGTCACGCGGTCGCGCCGAGCTCCAGCGAAGCATCGAGTCCATTCGGGTCGGCGCGCGTCACCGGCGCGATCCCGGCAACCTCGATCAGCTGAAGAAGTCACTCGAACGCTTCGGCCTCTTGCAGCCGATCACGATCACCACGGACGGCTTCCTGATCTGTGGGTTCCGTCGGCTCGAAGCGGCCCGAGAGCTCGGATGGAGCAACGTACGGGTTTGGGTGCGGTCGGGGCTCAGCGACGAGCTGACCCTCTTGCTCGCCGAGCGCGACGACAACCTGACCCACAAGCCGCTGACGACATACGAAGCGGCGCAGCTCTACAAGGAGATGGTGGCCCTTCTCGAAGAGGACGCAGCGCGTCGGCAGGAGGCCACTCAGTTCGGCGGCCCCCGCGATGACGGTGGCACTGAGGACGGTGCCGCCGATTCGGCGGCACCGTTCCCCCGGGGTCACGGCGACGGGCGACGACGGGCTGCCGAGATGATCACCGGCTCCGCGTCGTACACCCGGCTGAACCAGATCCTCGCGATGGAACGCGTGGCGGCTGACCGGGACCTGTCCGCTGGGGTACGTCAGGTGGCCACCGATGAACTTGAGCGGATTCGCAACGGCGGTCCTGTCGATCCCGGCTATCAACGCGTTCGAGCTGTGGTCGAGGCCGCCGAACGGCGCATGGATTCCCCTGACGTGGATGTGGACGCAGAGGCTGACGCGAAGCGCGCCCGGGACGACGCCGACCGGTTGCGACGGATGCGCGAGAACCGGGCGAGGCGAGCTGCCGCAGCAGCGAACGCCAAGCGGTCCGTGAAGTCGTTCGCGATGGTCTGGCGCGAGATGGACGGCTGGTCCAAGCACTACGACGCCAACCAAGTCGCAGCTGAGCTCTCCGCCGAGGACTGGGCGATGTTCAACCGCGTCCTGGACGAGACGGCGACCTTCGCGCGAACGGTCGAGGCGGAGCGCGCACTCACGCCGGCCTGA
- a CDS encoding bifunctional DNA primase/polymerase: MNDSTATTRWSPQLVRDLGAPDVSTASAARNLAAHGIPVFPCAPGEKRPLTPHGFHDATAEPGLVSRWWSAWPTANLAIPTGAVSGIDVVDVDVHAGGSGFDAFEKAQHAGLVSGWAWQVRTPSGGLHAYFLRWHGQEHRSWQLPGDHVDFRGDGGYVIAPPSRVVVADGSERGYELVALASHQPRSVDGTALRNFLDPPRRHAPPPDLPSAGARPDKLAGWVASRPEGDRNGSLFWAACRMAESNYPFQTAAGVLGEAAQQAGLSDREATATIRSAYRIATRLGPANLAGPTRAVEAVTL; encoded by the coding sequence ATGAACGACTCAACCGCCACCACACGCTGGTCACCTCAGCTCGTACGCGACTTGGGCGCACCCGACGTCTCGACGGCATCCGCGGCGCGCAACCTGGCTGCGCACGGCATTCCGGTCTTCCCCTGTGCGCCAGGCGAGAAGCGGCCCCTGACTCCCCACGGATTCCACGACGCCACAGCGGAACCGGGCCTTGTGTCCCGATGGTGGTCGGCGTGGCCAACGGCGAACCTCGCGATCCCCACTGGCGCTGTGTCTGGCATCGATGTCGTCGACGTCGACGTTCACGCTGGCGGCTCGGGTTTCGACGCTTTCGAGAAGGCCCAGCACGCTGGCCTCGTCTCTGGCTGGGCGTGGCAGGTCAGAACGCCCTCAGGCGGCCTCCACGCCTACTTTCTGCGATGGCACGGCCAGGAGCACCGTTCATGGCAACTGCCTGGGGATCACGTCGACTTCCGAGGAGACGGTGGGTACGTCATCGCCCCGCCCTCGCGAGTTGTCGTCGCCGACGGCAGCGAGCGCGGGTACGAACTGGTCGCTCTCGCCTCCCACCAGCCTCGCTCCGTCGATGGGACAGCACTGCGGAACTTCCTCGATCCACCTCGACGTCACGCCCCGCCGCCTGACCTTCCCAGCGCGGGCGCCCGCCCGGACAAACTCGCGGGCTGGGTCGCGAGCCGCCCCGAGGGCGATCGCAACGGCAGTCTGTTCTGGGCCGCGTGCCGCATGGCTGAGTCCAACTACCCGTTCCAGACGGCGGCTGGCGTTCTGGGCGAGGCAGCCCAGCAGGCCGGACTATCCGATCGGGAGGCCACCGCGACCATCCGTTCGGCGTACCGGATCGCGACGAGACTCGGGCCGGCGAACCTCGCGGGCCCTACCCGAGCGGTTGAGGCGGTGACGTTGTGA
- a CDS encoding LysM peptidoglycan-binding domain-containing protein, producing the protein MTTLGQRIRGLSACLALLGLVVAFPAILIAIGFAPWDADLAELRRMLTRPDDGSLAFAAFAAVGWCAWAVVTGSVLLAAVAEVRRVPAPALPGLAMPQQFAAQLVGAAALLFMAAPTIAAALPSPPAYAAAAVAPVSPTPMGAEAVSAEPVPQVSVEPKSTAEKRQTREYTVARGDSLWRIAERLLGDGARFPELVGLNADVLDGRPDFITPGTVLRVPVVESSESETVVVEPGDTLSEIAEQELGDGTRYPEIFEASRATEQPDGARLEDPDLIRPGWELTIPQRDEPAQSHDDETTDGPPPTAEPPFAERPEAEVPAPQAEPTQPAAEPNTPVADAEDPAAEGAPAWLLPGVAGGGLLAGAVLLAVRAHRRTQLRYRRPGQTLAPNPPELIKIDKTAATHGDRSAYDIEGLDAALNNIAAQSRDTETPLPALTSVSLSRGVATFHFAERVELAAPWKGDEQHWQVELGTVKVDDDVLSPYPMLVSVGRDDSRALWLVNLEPLGSIALTGDGEQTLAFARHVAAELALNPWSVLVQTDTFGIGEELGDLDTLRLRTHEADDAAVDSVTAEIQTASRRQGDEPDPWQVVIAANVDLAAVISEARAQSAGRFGVAVVTVAAAPPESATAFEFTAAGRLMAPSIGIDVAAAGLTSEEATLCAAIVDVTRVTPTTDIPGFAQAADGWRSVADQAGALRSEYTRPRLVGATDSTSLLPERTQAYVEVAAATEEDINELAPSATHEVAEALDDLDPMLDADVAAWFDDDSRLPRLTLLGPVRVTAHGKVVEQIVKRRPYYSELLAFVALHPEGVMSRTIAEAFHIGQPRARTDIGYLREWLGKDPRTGEWHIPKQGDHPDAEWHGYQVEDLLVDVDLFRRLRARGQARGHDGMADLVQALQLVGGKPFDQLRDQGWNWLLDGERLQDLIPCAIADTAHIVVLDALQRGDLDLARQSAEKACTAAPYDEVSRLDLAKVLEAQGHADAADQMLSEDVFDRRDDHEPPVDLPVRTKEIVKNNGWGQQRAPRAPRRPSAS; encoded by the coding sequence ATGACGACACTCGGCCAACGGATCCGCGGGCTGTCCGCCTGCCTTGCCCTGCTCGGGCTGGTGGTGGCCTTCCCAGCCATCCTCATCGCCATCGGCTTCGCCCCCTGGGACGCAGACCTAGCCGAACTCCGGCGAATGCTCACCCGACCAGATGACGGGAGTCTTGCGTTCGCGGCTTTCGCAGCCGTGGGCTGGTGCGCTTGGGCAGTCGTGACGGGATCCGTCCTGTTGGCAGCCGTCGCGGAGGTACGTCGTGTACCGGCGCCAGCGCTCCCCGGACTCGCAATGCCCCAACAGTTCGCAGCCCAGTTGGTCGGCGCTGCTGCCCTGCTCTTCATGGCCGCTCCGACCATCGCCGCCGCTCTGCCGAGTCCGCCTGCGTACGCCGCCGCTGCTGTTGCGCCCGTGTCGCCTACGCCGATGGGCGCCGAGGCGGTCTCGGCGGAGCCAGTTCCGCAGGTGTCTGTCGAACCCAAGTCGACGGCCGAGAAGCGACAGACACGCGAGTACACCGTCGCCCGGGGTGACAGTCTGTGGCGGATCGCCGAGCGGCTGCTCGGGGACGGCGCTCGCTTCCCCGAACTTGTCGGCCTCAACGCCGACGTACTCGATGGACGTCCGGACTTCATCACGCCCGGAACCGTCCTTCGCGTGCCGGTCGTCGAGTCGAGCGAATCCGAGACCGTCGTGGTTGAGCCCGGCGACACGTTGTCGGAGATCGCCGAGCAGGAGCTCGGAGACGGCACTCGGTATCCGGAGATCTTCGAGGCATCGCGCGCTACCGAGCAGCCCGACGGCGCCCGCTTGGAGGATCCCGACCTGATTCGCCCAGGCTGGGAGCTGACGATTCCGCAAAGGGACGAGCCGGCTCAGTCTCATGACGACGAGACCACGGACGGGCCGCCCCCAACCGCAGAGCCACCGTTTGCTGAGCGGCCCGAGGCTGAAGTCCCGGCGCCTCAGGCCGAGCCGACGCAGCCCGCGGCCGAGCCGAACACGCCGGTGGCCGATGCAGAGGACCCGGCGGCAGAAGGCGCGCCTGCCTGGCTGCTGCCGGGAGTGGCCGGCGGCGGGCTCCTCGCTGGTGCCGTTCTCCTGGCGGTGCGCGCACATCGCCGCACGCAACTCCGTTATCGCCGGCCGGGTCAGACCCTTGCCCCCAATCCGCCCGAGCTGATCAAGATCGACAAAACTGCGGCGACACACGGCGACCGGTCGGCCTACGACATCGAAGGGCTCGACGCCGCGCTCAACAACATCGCTGCTCAGTCGCGCGACACGGAAACGCCACTCCCGGCCCTGACATCCGTGTCGCTATCTCGTGGAGTCGCGACGTTCCATTTCGCCGAGCGCGTGGAGCTCGCTGCTCCATGGAAGGGCGACGAACAGCACTGGCAGGTCGAACTCGGCACCGTCAAAGTCGACGACGACGTGCTGTCGCCGTACCCCATGCTCGTCAGCGTCGGCCGTGACGACAGTCGAGCGTTGTGGTTGGTGAACCTCGAGCCGTTGGGCTCCATCGCTCTGACCGGCGACGGCGAACAGACCTTGGCATTCGCCCGGCACGTCGCCGCCGAGCTGGCCCTGAACCCATGGTCGGTACTCGTGCAGACCGACACCTTCGGCATCGGCGAGGAACTCGGCGACCTGGACACCTTGCGGCTGCGCACTCACGAGGCCGACGACGCTGCTGTGGACTCGGTGACGGCCGAGATCCAGACTGCGAGCCGACGGCAGGGCGACGAGCCCGATCCGTGGCAGGTGGTCATCGCGGCCAACGTCGACCTGGCCGCCGTCATTTCCGAAGCCCGGGCCCAGTCGGCAGGGCGATTCGGGGTCGCAGTCGTCACCGTGGCCGCAGCGCCGCCGGAGAGTGCGACCGCCTTCGAGTTCACTGCAGCTGGCCGCCTCATGGCGCCGTCCATCGGGATCGACGTTGCCGCTGCTGGGCTGACATCCGAGGAAGCAACGCTCTGCGCCGCCATCGTCGACGTCACGCGGGTGACGCCGACGACCGACATTCCGGGCTTCGCGCAAGCCGCAGATGGTTGGCGGTCGGTTGCCGATCAGGCCGGAGCGCTGCGCAGCGAGTACACGCGTCCGCGCCTGGTCGGCGCGACCGACTCCACCTCACTGCTGCCAGAGCGCACCCAGGCGTACGTCGAGGTCGCGGCGGCGACAGAGGAGGACATCAACGAGCTTGCGCCCAGTGCCACCCACGAAGTTGCTGAGGCTCTCGACGACCTCGACCCGATGCTGGACGCGGACGTGGCGGCATGGTTCGACGACGACTCACGGCTTCCACGGCTCACGCTCCTCGGCCCGGTGCGGGTCACGGCCCACGGCAAGGTGGTCGAGCAGATCGTCAAGCGCCGGCCGTACTACTCAGAACTGCTCGCCTTCGTGGCACTCCACCCCGAGGGCGTGATGTCGCGAACGATCGCTGAGGCATTCCACATCGGTCAGCCTCGCGCCCGAACAGACATCGGCTACCTGCGCGAATGGCTCGGCAAGGATCCACGTACCGGCGAGTGGCACATCCCCAAACAGGGCGACCACCCGGACGCGGAATGGCACGGGTATCAGGTCGAGGACCTCCTCGTGGACGTCGACCTCTTCCGTCGCCTCCGCGCGCGTGGTCAAGCACGGGGTCACGATGGCATGGCTGACCTCGTCCAGGCGCTGCAACTCGTGGGCGGCAAGCCTTTCGATCAGCTGCGCGACCAGGGGTGGAACTGGCTTCTCGACGGGGAGCGCCTACAGGACCTGATTCCGTGCGCCATCGCCGACACGGCTCACATCGTTGTCCTCGACGCCCTCCAGCGAGGTGACCTCGACCTAGCCCGTCAGTCCGCCGAGAAGGCGTGCACGGCCGCGCCGTACGACGAAGTCAGTCGGCTGGATCTCGCCAAGGTCCTGGAAGCTCAGGGCCACGCCGACGCCGCCGACCAGATGCTCAGCGAGGACGTCTTCGACCGGCGCGACGACCACGAGCCGCCGGTCGATTTGCCTGTGCGCACCAAGGAGATCGTGAAGAACAACGGCTGGGGTCAACAACGTGCGCCGAGAGCACCCCGCCGCCCTTCAGCCTCCTGA
- a CDS encoding pilus assembly protein TadG-related protein — MTRRVRDERGSISVWLVTASFVMIMLVGLAVDLGGQVHAQQRAHDIAAQAARAGGQRIQAPAAIEGRSVDVDLAAARTAAKEYLAAAHVEGTVEITGGDTVTVTVTDHYDPQFLGAIGFSNLTVTGEASARVVRTIGGTEQ, encoded by the coding sequence ATGACCCGCCGCGTGCGTGACGAGCGCGGCTCGATCAGCGTCTGGCTGGTCACCGCAAGTTTCGTGATGATCATGCTTGTCGGTCTCGCCGTCGACCTCGGTGGCCAAGTGCATGCTCAGCAGCGAGCCCACGACATCGCGGCCCAGGCCGCCCGCGCCGGAGGGCAGAGGATTCAGGCGCCGGCCGCGATCGAGGGCCGCTCGGTTGACGTCGATCTGGCCGCTGCACGGACCGCCGCCAAGGAGTACCTCGCGGCTGCTCACGTCGAAGGGACGGTCGAGATCACCGGCGGCGACACGGTCACCGTGACAGTGACCGACCACTACGACCCCCAGTTCCTCGGGGCCATCGGCTTCTCGAACCTGACCGTCACCGGCGAGGCATCCGCTCGGGTCGTACGAACCATTGGAGGCACGGAGCAATGA